Proteins encoded by one window of Xylella fastidiosa:
- a CDS encoding type I restriction endonuclease subunit R: protein MSEPIPPFRYAPIVCSEQSTIVAEFVPEASGVREAGYQSEAELEAAFIKQLQGQAYEYLPITSEAALLANLRRQLEKLNKVTLSDAEWEGFFSTCIAGAHDGIVEKTARIQENHVQVLKRDDGTIKNMCLLDKVNIHNNTLQVMNQYAVEGARANRYDVTVLVNGLPMVHVELKRRGVDIREAFNQINRYQRDSFWAGSGLLDYVQLFVISNGTLTKYYSNTVRAGHVEEQSNKRSKSKTSNSFSFAIWWADAKNQPITELTSFTKTFFAKHSLLNVLTKYCVFNAKRKLLVMRPYQIVAAERILQRIVIATHQQQLGTVAAGGYIWHTTGSGKTLTSFKVAQLACGLGVIDKVLFVVDRKDLDYQTMREYESFQKGAANSNTSTAVLQRQLEDSDVHIIITTIQKLSRFVAKHKQHPVYGAHVVVIFDECHRSQFGDMHTKITRAFQRYHLFGFTGTPIFAENAGSTQNPMRRTTQQTFGDTLHTYTIVDAINDKTVLPFRIDYINTIKSQPNIKDKKVAAIDTERALLAPERIRQIVSYIREHFDQKTKRASIYRHEGQRLQGFNALLATASIDAAKRYYAELMAQQKDLPEARRLKVGLIYSVAANEGGGDGGLGEEEFETEGLDQESRNFLEAAIQDYNALFGTSFDTSADKFQNYYKDVSERLKKRKLDILIVVNMFLTGFDATTLNTLWVDKPLKAHGLIQAYSRTNRILNSVKSYGNIVSFRNLEQETNEALALFGNKDAKGIVLLRPYAEYYKEYEERVGELMAAFPLGKAIVGEAAQKAFITLFGSILRLKNILTAFDDFGGQEVLTEREFQDYQSLYLNLYAEFRSASAAEKESINDDVVFEIELIKQVEINVDFILLLVEQYVKKKGTGEDKDIRATIERAIHSSPSLRNKKELIEQFVDAVSMKAKVDAQWQAFVAVKQSQELEGIIAEENLNAEAAREFIGNAFRDGSIPAMGTAITKVLPPVSRFSKNNGHAAKKQAVLDKFATFFERYFGLV, encoded by the coding sequence ATGAGTGAACCTATCCCACCCTTTCGTTATGCACCTATTGTGTGCTCTGAGCAGAGCACCATTGTTGCCGAGTTTGTACCCGAGGCCTCGGGTGTGCGTGAGGCGGGATATCAGTCCGAAGCGGAGTTGGAAGCAGCTTTCATCAAGCAGTTGCAGGGGCAGGCCTACGAATATCTGCCGATCACCTCGGAGGCCGCGTTGCTGGCCAATCTTCGGCGCCAGTTGGAAAAGCTCAACAAGGTCACGCTGTCGGATGCAGAGTGGGAAGGTTTTTTCAGTACCTGCATCGCGGGTGCACATGACGGCATTGTGGAAAAAACGGCACGTATTCAAGAAAACCATGTGCAGGTCTTGAAGCGCGACGATGGCACCATTAAAAACATGTGTCTGCTTGACAAGGTCAACATCCACAACAACACCTTGCAGGTGATGAATCAGTACGCAGTGGAGGGCGCTCGTGCCAACCGCTATGACGTCACGGTGTTGGTGAACGGTTTGCCGATGGTGCATGTTGAGTTGAAGCGCCGCGGCGTGGACATTCGCGAGGCGTTCAATCAGATCAACCGTTATCAGCGTGATAGCTTTTGGGCGGGTTCGGGGTTGTTAGATTATGTGCAGCTTTTTGTCATCAGCAATGGCACGTTGACCAAGTATTACAGCAATACGGTGCGTGCCGGGCATGTGGAGGAGCAATCTAACAAGCGCAGTAAGAGTAAGACGTCCAACAGTTTCTCTTTTGCCATTTGGTGGGCAGATGCGAAAAATCAGCCGATCACCGAGTTAACTAGTTTTACCAAAACGTTTTTCGCCAAGCATTCGCTGCTTAACGTGCTGACCAAATACTGCGTGTTTAATGCCAAGCGTAAGTTGTTGGTGATGCGGCCTTATCAGATTGTGGCTGCCGAGCGCATTTTGCAACGCATTGTCATTGCCACACATCAGCAGCAGTTGGGTACGGTGGCGGCAGGTGGCTATATTTGGCACACCACGGGCAGCGGCAAAACGCTGACGAGTTTCAAGGTGGCGCAATTGGCATGCGGTCTGGGTGTGATCGACAAGGTGTTGTTTGTGGTGGATCGTAAGGACTTGGACTACCAGACGATGCGTGAGTACGAGTCTTTTCAGAAAGGTGCGGCGAACTCCAACACGTCCACGGCGGTATTGCAACGGCAGTTGGAAGATTCCGACGTCCACATCATTATCACCACCATTCAGAAGCTTTCCCGCTTTGTCGCCAAGCACAAGCAGCACCCGGTGTATGGGGCGCATGTGGTGGTGATTTTTGATGAGTGTCATCGTAGTCAATTCGGCGATATGCACACCAAAATCACCAGGGCGTTTCAGCGTTATCACTTGTTTGGTTTCACTGGTACGCCCATTTTTGCTGAGAATGCAGGCAGTACACAGAACCCGATGCGGCGCACGACGCAACAGACGTTTGGCGATACGTTGCATACGTATACGATTGTTGATGCGATCAATGATAAGACGGTGTTGCCATTTCGCATTGATTACATCAATACGATCAAATCACAGCCGAATATCAAAGATAAGAAGGTGGCGGCTATTGATACCGAGCGGGCGTTGTTGGCACCAGAGCGGATCAGGCAGATTGTGAGCTATATCCGTGAGCACTTTGACCAAAAAACCAAGCGTGCCAGCATCTACCGTCACGAGGGTCAGCGACTGCAGGGGTTTAATGCGTTGTTGGCCACTGCTTCCATTGATGCGGCTAAACGTTATTACGCGGAATTGATGGCGCAGCAAAAGGACCTGCCCGAGGCACGACGGTTGAAGGTGGGGTTGATCTACAGTGTTGCTGCCAATGAGGGGGGAGGTGACGGGGGGCTGGGTGAGGAGGAGTTTGAAACTGAGGGTTTGGATCAAGAGTCGCGGAATTTTCTGGAAGCTGCGATCCAGGATTACAACGCGTTGTTTGGTACCAGTTTCGATACCTCGGCAGACAAGTTCCAGAACTACTACAAGGATGTGTCGGAACGCCTGAAAAAACGTAAGTTGGACATTCTCATCGTGGTCAATATGTTCCTGACCGGCTTTGACGCGACCACGCTCAACACGCTGTGGGTGGACAAGCCTCTGAAGGCGCACGGTTTGATACAGGCTTATTCGCGGACCAACCGCATTCTCAATTCGGTCAAGAGCTACGGCAACATCGTTTCTTTCCGCAATCTGGAGCAGGAGACGAATGAGGCGCTGGCTTTGTTTGGCAACAAGGACGCCAAGGGCATCGTGCTGTTGCGGCCTTACGCTGAGTATTACAAGGAGTATGAGGAGCGGGTGGGGGAACTGATGGCTGCATTTCCGCTGGGGAAGGCGATCGTCGGGGAGGCGGCACAAAAGGCATTTATCACGTTATTCGGTTCGATATTGAGGCTGAAAAATATTCTGACTGCTTTTGATGATTTCGGCGGTCAGGAAGTTCTCACAGAGCGGGAGTTTCAGGATTATCAGAGTCTGTATTTGAATCTGTATGCGGAATTTCGCAGTGCATCGGCTGCTGAGAAGGAATCGATTAATGATGATGTGGTCTTCGAGATTGAACTCATCAAGCAGGTGGAAATCAATGTTGATTTCATTTTGTTGTTGGTCGAGCAGTATGTGAAGAAAAAGGGGACGGGGGAGGATAAGGACATCCGTGCGACGATCGAGCGTGCCATTCATTCCAGCCCCAGTTTGCGTAATAAGAAAGAGTTGATTGAGCAGTTTGTCGATGCGGTGAGCATGAAGGCCAAGGTGGATGCGCAGTGGCAGGCTTTTGTGGCGGTGAAGCAGAGCCAGGAGTTGGAGGGCATCATCGCGGAGGAGAATCTCAACGCCGAGGCGGCACGTGAGTTCATTGGAAATGCGTTCCGCGATGGCAGCATCCCTGCCATGGGCACGGCAATCACCAAAGTCTTGCCGCCGGTATCGCGATTTTCCAAGAACAACGGCCATGCAGCCAAGAAGCAGGCGGTGCTGGACAAGTTTGCTACCTTCTTTGAGCGATATTTTGGGCTGGTTTGA
- a CDS encoding type I restriction-modification system subunit M, protein MSNNKEQERAELHKTIWRIANDLRGSVDGWDFKTYVLGMLFYRFISENLTSYINAQEPRTGNGNVDFDYAQLSDAGAESGRAETVKEKGFYILPSELFVRVRAGAKFDDNLNETLSKVFANIERSAIGSDSEQDIKGLFDDLDVNSSKLGPTVPKRNEKLVKLLEAIGDLPLTSSEGGFTENTIDLFGDAYEYLMQMYASTAGKSGGEFYTPQEVSQLLTQITVVGKTEVNKVYDPACGSGSLLLNFVKVLGHDKVRQGFYGQEINLTTYNLCRINMFLHNVNYEKFHIAHGDTLTDPAHWDDEPFEAIVSNPPYSIKWDGDSNALLINDPRFAPAGILAPKSKADLAFTLHILSWLAVNGTAAIVEFPGVLYRGGAEQKIRQYLIDNNYVDAVIQLPADLFFGTTIATCIIVLKKSKGDNATLFMDASSLFVRSGTKNKLSTAHQKKILDGFTARQDIEHFARLVDNSDIAANGYNIAVSSYIAQADTRESIDIKALNRDIARIVARQAELRKQIDAIVADLEGEP, encoded by the coding sequence GTGAGCAATAACAAAGAGCAGGAACGTGCCGAGTTGCACAAAACCATTTGGCGCATCGCCAACGATCTGCGCGGCAGTGTCGATGGCTGGGACTTTAAGACCTATGTGCTGGGGATGCTGTTTTATCGTTTTATCTCAGAGAATCTGACCAGTTACATCAATGCGCAGGAGCCCCGAACCGGTAACGGTAATGTCGATTTTGACTACGCTCAATTGAGTGATGCGGGTGCCGAGTCCGGCCGCGCGGAAACGGTGAAGGAAAAAGGTTTTTACATCTTGCCTTCTGAGCTGTTTGTCAGGGTGCGGGCCGGAGCGAAGTTTGACGATAACCTCAATGAGACGTTGAGCAAGGTCTTTGCCAACATTGAGCGCTCGGCGATTGGCAGTGATTCTGAGCAGGACATCAAGGGGCTGTTTGATGATCTTGATGTCAACAGCAGTAAGCTCGGCCCGACTGTGCCCAAACGTAACGAAAAGTTGGTCAAGCTGCTTGAGGCTATCGGCGATTTGCCGTTGACCAGTAGTGAAGGCGGGTTTACGGAAAACACCATCGATTTGTTCGGTGATGCTTACGAGTATCTGATGCAGATGTACGCTTCCACGGCGGGCAAATCTGGGGGCGAGTTCTACACGCCGCAGGAAGTCTCTCAATTGCTGACTCAGATCACTGTGGTCGGCAAGACGGAGGTGAATAAGGTGTATGACCCGGCCTGTGGTTCTGGATCGCTGTTGCTCAACTTCGTCAAGGTGTTAGGACACGATAAGGTGCGTCAGGGCTTCTACGGACAAGAGATTAATCTCACCACTTACAATCTGTGCCGCATCAATATGTTTCTGCACAATGTGAATTATGAGAAGTTCCACATTGCACACGGTGACACGCTCACCGATCCGGCGCATTGGGATGATGAGCCGTTTGAAGCGATCGTTTCCAATCCGCCGTATTCGATCAAATGGGATGGTGATTCCAACGCGCTGCTCATCAATGATCCGCGTTTTGCACCGGCGGGGATACTGGCGCCTAAAAGTAAAGCCGATCTTGCTTTTACGCTGCATATTCTGAGTTGGCTGGCGGTCAATGGCACGGCGGCGATTGTTGAGTTTCCCGGTGTTCTTTATCGCGGCGGTGCGGAGCAGAAAATCCGCCAATATCTCATCGACAATAATTATGTTGATGCGGTCATCCAGTTGCCGGCTGATTTGTTCTTTGGTACGACGATTGCTACTTGCATCATCGTGTTAAAGAAGTCCAAGGGTGATAACGCGACGTTATTCATGGATGCTTCTAGTTTGTTTGTACGCAGTGGCACCAAGAACAAGCTGAGCACGGCGCATCAGAAAAAAATCCTTGATGGTTTCACGGCACGTCAGGACATTGAGCATTTTGCGCGTTTGGTTGACAACAGTGACATTGCCGCTAACGGCTACAACATCGCTGTGTCCAGTTACATTGCGCAGGCCGACACGCGTGAGAGTATCGATATCAAGGCGCTCAATCGTGACATTGCCCGCATCGTTGCAAGACAAGCCGAATTGAGGAAGCAGATTGATGCCATCGTAGCTGATCTAGAAGGGGAGCCATGA
- a CDS encoding LysE family translocator, whose protein sequence is MHGPSIYFILTVLMFSISPGPAMMFVLQQSQKNGVKTALAAVLGTEIGVFIYVILTALGISTVLKQYPSIYTGLQGIGAAYLLYIAYLSWPRQNASNQTPTASRSSYTGTFIQGVLINLTNPKIALFFLSLIPQFVPRDSNAMTFMVYGLIFNTSGLLVNFSVALLADRVNRMLRNVTWFNYVPPILFISIAVLSMKARL, encoded by the coding sequence ATGCATGGCCCCTCTATTTATTTCATACTGACCGTGCTGATGTTTAGCATCAGTCCGGGGCCAGCCATGATGTTTGTGCTTCAGCAATCCCAGAAGAACGGGGTTAAAACTGCTCTGGCTGCAGTGCTTGGGACTGAGATTGGCGTATTTATTTACGTCATCCTCACCGCATTGGGTATCAGTACTGTTTTAAAGCAATACCCATCCATTTATACCGGCCTGCAAGGGATAGGTGCGGCCTATCTGCTTTACATCGCCTACCTCAGCTGGCCGCGTCAGAATGCTTCAAACCAGACTCCTACAGCGTCCCGTTCAAGTTACACAGGCACCTTCATACAAGGAGTGCTGATTAACTTGACGAATCCCAAGATCGCTTTGTTCTTCCTGAGTCTGATCCCTCAATTCGTCCCACGAGATAGCAATGCCATGACCTTTATGGTGTACGGGTTGATCTTCAACACGAGCGGCCTCTTAGTGAACTTCTCTGTCGCTCTTCTGGCAGACAGGGTCAATCGTATGCTTCGGAACGTCACATGGTTTAACTACGTGCCGCCGATTCTCTTTATTAGCATTGCTGTTCTATCAATGAAAGCACGTCTCTAA
- a CDS encoding DUF3375 domain-containing protein has translation MDHATLTTLRERHPAWRLLTSSHAPLVASFLHRLFVATNARLLSETKITQALEDTLYALREHEGPEAYPKGALDYLNDWSAPDKGWLRKFYTPDTDEAQFDLTPATEKAILWLLSLTERSFVGTESRLLTLFALLEQMSTGTETDPKKRVEELQKKRDALDIEIAHVLEGHTPLLDDTAIKDRFQQFQQLARELLSDFRQVQDNFRQLDRKVREKIALWEGTKGTLLDEIMGERDAISDSDQGRSFRAFWNFLLSSRRREELSERLGQVLALPAVAALHPEPRTRRIHDDWIEAGEQTLRTISQLSQQLRHFVESRAFLENRRIMDLLHGIERNALGLRDMTPSGTVMHLDAIGADIQLPLERPLFTPHAKPRLADLVLAAGTDDIDTTPLFNQIVMDKARLRLAIQRALRTQSQISLRTLLQTEPLQQGLAELVAYLELAHTSNSSDPDGLRGIVDETVEEPIRWQANNTVGETVTREARLPRIIFTRRALSDHQESSQGDRAHEGHAV, from the coding sequence ATGGACCATGCCACCCTGACCACCTTGCGTGAGCGGCACCCCGCCTGGCGGTTACTGACCTCATCGCATGCCCCCCTGGTCGCAAGCTTTCTGCACCGCCTGTTCGTTGCAACGAACGCGCGCCTGCTGAGCGAGACCAAGATCACCCAGGCACTGGAAGACACGCTGTATGCGCTGCGTGAACACGAAGGACCGGAGGCCTACCCGAAGGGCGCCCTGGACTACCTCAATGACTGGTCCGCACCCGACAAAGGCTGGCTACGCAAGTTCTACACACCAGACACGGATGAAGCGCAGTTTGACCTCACCCCGGCCACTGAAAAAGCCATCCTCTGGTTGCTGTCACTCACGGAACGCTCATTTGTCGGCACCGAATCGCGCTTGCTAACACTGTTTGCGCTGCTGGAGCAAATGAGCACCGGCACCGAGACCGACCCCAAAAAGCGCGTGGAAGAACTGCAAAAGAAGCGCGACGCACTGGACATCGAAATCGCCCACGTCCTGGAAGGGCATACACCGCTGCTGGACGACACCGCGATCAAAGACCGCTTCCAGCAATTCCAGCAACTGGCGCGTGAGCTGCTGTCCGACTTCCGCCAAGTGCAAGACAACTTCCGCCAGCTGGACCGCAAGGTACGCGAGAAAATCGCACTGTGGGAAGGCACCAAGGGCACGCTGCTGGACGAAATCATGGGCGAGCGCGATGCCATCAGCGATTCTGACCAGGGCCGCAGCTTCCGCGCCTTCTGGAACTTCCTGCTCTCCAGCCGACGTCGCGAGGAACTTTCCGAGCGGCTGGGCCAGGTGCTGGCGCTGCCCGCGGTGGCGGCGCTGCATCCGGAGCCGCGTACCCGTCGCATCCACGACGACTGGATAGAAGCCGGCGAACAAACCCTGCGTACCATCAGCCAACTATCGCAGCAATTACGCCACTTTGTGGAAAGCCGAGCTTTTCTGGAGAACCGCCGCATTATGGACCTGCTACACGGCATTGAGCGCAACGCACTCGGCCTGCGCGACATGACACCCTCCGGCACAGTGATGCACCTGGATGCGATCGGGGCGGACATTCAACTGCCGCTGGAACGCCCCTTATTCACCCCACACGCAAAGCCGCGCCTGGCTGATCTGGTCCTTGCGGCCGGTACAGACGACATCGACACCACCCCCTTGTTTAACCAAATTGTGATGGACAAAGCACGCCTGCGCTTAGCCATCCAACGCGCACTGCGCACCCAATCCCAGATCTCCCTGCGCACCCTGTTGCAAACTGAGCCACTGCAACAGGGTTTGGCCGAACTGGTCGCCTACCTGGAGCTGGCCCACACCAGCAACAGCAGTGATCCGGACGGCTTGCGCGGCATCGTCGACGAAACGGTAGAAGAGCCGATCCGCTGGCAGGCCAACAATACCGTGGGTGAAACAGTCACCCGCGAGGCACGCTTACCCCGCATCATCTTCACGCGGCGTGCCCTCTCAGATCATCAGGAATCATCACAAGGAGACAGAGCCCATGAAGGACACGCTGTATGA